The Fulvivirga maritima genome segment GTTTTTCTAAGTCAGGAATGTCATAACCGTTTACAGAAAAGCCAAATTTCATTTGAGCTTCTACTTTATCACCTTCGGTAACGGCTACCTCTCTCATGTTATCACACAAACGAGCGAATTTAGCTCCTTGCCAGTCTGCCCAGCCAGATGCTACACGGCACCAAACGCCTAATTTCTTCTGTACAGAGTCAGTTTCCCAGTGACCTACTATCACTTTTCTGTTCTTTCTCATACGAGACATCATAAAACCAAACTCACGGTCACCATGTGCCGACTGGTTTAGGTTCATAAAGTCCATATCAATGGTAGACCATGGAATCTGAGCATTGAACTGAGTGTGCAAATGCACCATTGGCTTTTTCAGGATGCTTAAACCGGCGATCCACATTTTAGCAGGAGAGAAAGTATGCATCCAGGCTACAATACCGATACAGGCAGAAGAAGAATTAGCCTCAAGCATCAGCTTCTGAATCTCTTCTGAAGTAGTAAGTAAACCTTTGTAAACAATTTTTACAGGTATTCTACTACTGCCGTTGAGTCCTTTTACTACCTCTTCAGAATGAGAGGCTACTTGCTGAAGTGCTTCATCTCCATATAAATGCTGGCTTCCCGTTACGAACCACACTTCATTTTGTGAAATATCGATCATTTTATTTTATAATCTATTTTATTAATTACTCTTTAATTTTGTCCGTAATAAGCATTTTTACCATGCTTTCTTTGGTAATGCTTATTGATCAGGGCATCTTTCAAACGAGGTGCCTCTGGGTTAATCTGTAAAGTAAGGTATGCCATACGACCTAGCTCTTCCATTACTTTGCTATTATACACTGCTTTAGCAGGAGTTTTTCCCCATGAAAATGGTCCATGATTTCCTAAAAGCACCATTTCTACTTCTTTATGAGAAATGCCTTTGGCTGCGAAGCAATCTAATATTTGCTTGCCCGTCATGTGCTCATAGTCGCCTTCAATGTATTCATCTGGCATGGGTGGTGCACAAGGAATATCAGCCACTAAATGGTCTGCATGCGTAGTACCGAAGATGGGAATATCTCTCTGCGCCTGCGCCCAAGCTACAGAGTAAGTAGCATGTGTATGAGCTATACCGCCTATATCTTCCCATTGGCTGTAGAGATAAGCGTGGGTCTTAGTATCTGATGAAGGTCGCATTGATCCTTCTACCAGATTATTTTCAAAGTCTACAATTACCATGTCCTCTGGTTTCAAATCATCATAAGGAACACCGCTTGGTTTTATTGCGAATACGCTGTCATCTCTATCTACCGCACTTACATTTCCAAAAGTGTAAATTACCAGATCAAGAGCAGGAAGCTGCATATTGGCCTCATAGCATTCCCTTTTCAGCTCTTTATATTTACTCATGTATTTGTTCTTTTTGTTTTTTCGAAGTCATTGATTCTACAAAAGCTCCCAGCTTAGTGTATTGATCAAAAAGGCCTTTGTACAGCTCTACCTGATCAGGCTGAGGTAGATATTCTGCCTCAAAGCCACTACCCATATGACGAGAAGCTTCTTGAATGTTAGTATATACGCCAGCGGCAACAGCAGCATACATAGCCGCGCCCAGAGCAGGTGCCTGCTCCGAAACGGCTATTTTAATCGGCATATTTAAAACGTTGGCCAGGGTTTGCATTATAAAAGGTGACTTTTTAGCCACGCCCCCTATACCTACCACTTTATCTATTTGAACGCCCTCGTTTACAAAGCGATCTACAATATTTTTAGCTCCAAAGCAGATGGCCTCTACCAGCGCTCTGAAAATATGCGGAGCCTGTGTACCTAAAGTAAGGTTCATCATGGCACCTTTCAAGGCCTGATTGGCATCTGGTGTTCTTCTTCCATTTACCCAATCCAGCGCTACAGGAGCACTCTCAGAAACAGGTATTTTTTCAGCCGCCGCAGATAAGTCTTTAATCAGATTCTTCTTGATCTCGGCTATCAGCTTGGTTTTAGTTTCTTCATCTATTAACTCTGACTGAGTAAGCAGGTTGTTTACAGGCCAGTTAAGGATGTCTCCAAACCAGGCCAGTACATCACCAAAAGCAGATTGACCGGCTTCCAGCCCTACCATACCAGGTATTACAGAGCCATCTACCTGACCACAGATACCTTCTACAAGGTTATCTCCTACAGCCTCATTAGATGCTACAATTATGTCACAAGTAGAAGTACCCATTACTCTTACTAAGGTGTGCTCTTCTACCTCTGCGCCTACAGCTCCGGAGTGAGCATCAAAAGTACCTACGGTTACTACTGTTTCTTCAGTAAGGCCCAGCTTTTCTGCCCACTCTTTGCTAAGCTTACCAGCTACCTGATCAGAGGTATAAGTTTCCTGGTACAAATTGCTTTTAAGGGTGATTAAGTGAGGATCTAACTGAGAAAGGAAATTATCTTCAGGAAGGCCGCCCCAGTCTGCATGCCACATGGCTTTATGACCAGCAGCACAACGGCTTCTTTTGAAAGAAGGCAAATCTTTATCAGAAATAAGCCAGTAAGTCATCAAATCACAATGTTCCATCCAGGTCCATGCACTGTCACTTACTGCTTTGTCTTCTCTTATGATATGTAAAATTTTAGCCCAAAACCATTCAGATGAGTAGATACCGCCTTCATATTTAGTGAAGTCCTCTCCCCCCAGCTCTTTGCCAGGTGATTTATTTCAGCGGCCTCGTCTATAGCTGTGTGGTCCTTCCAAAGAATCATCATGGCATTAGGGTTTTCTTCAAAACCTTCTACCAGCGCTAGTGGCCGACCGTCTTTATGCATAGGCACCGGTGATGAGCCAGTAGTATCTATAGAAATACCCTTGATGTGTTCAGGGGCTATTTTTGATTGCTTTACTACTTCTTTGATAGTAGCCTCTAGCCCTTCTATGTGATCAAGAGGGTGTTGACGAAATTGGTTGTCTTCTGGCTTACAGTATTTTTTCTGTTTCCATCTTTCATACCAATGAACATGAGAGGCTAACTCCTCTCCATTAGCTGCATTGATTAATACAGCACGTACTGAATCAGTCCCGAAATCAAGACCTATTACGTAGTCATTCTTCATAGCGCTTGTTCAAAAATTTTTTAATTTTTTCTAAAGTAAGAAAAATAATTTAATAAGTGTATTTTTTACAATTAAAATTTAATACAACAATTATTCTCTCTCAACCAGAACTGAAAATCGAAATAAAGTCAACTTTCTTCTTGTAAAATCTTATTGTATCAGAGATCCCGGGAAATAAAAAAGGATGTGTGCTGAAACAAAACCTGAACACTGCCAGCACACATCCACATTTGTTTATAATAATCTGATAGATCTAAAATTAACTAACAGGCTATTAAAAAGAGTAAGCATCCTCTAATATTTCTTTAGTTTATGTCCTTCAATTTTACTCTTTACTAATTTTCTTTACATATGAACCAGAAGCATTTTCATAAGAAAGAATATAAATGCCTTTAGGTAAAGTCGAAACATTTACCTGATGAGCATTCCCTTTAAAGCTTTCTTGCTTCATCAGCTTACCTTCAACATCTATAATTTTAAGTGTAGTAACCCCCTCGGTTGTTTCAGGCAATATAATATTAACCTGATCAATAACAGGGTTAGGATAAACGCCTGAAAGCTCATTACTAACTTCTCCTTGATCTAAGCGTACAGTCTGTAAACTGGCAGATACAGCATCCATTCTGAATTGCTGATTAGTACTTTGTGAGTTACAATCATACTGAAACACGTTAGCACCGTCATCAGTAGAGAAGCTGTTTACATCTAAACATTTGCCAGTAGCCACTGATCTAATAGAATAATAGCCACTACCTCTATTTACCAATTCCCATTTTTGACAATCATTGTTGAGCCAGCTCCAAAGTCTAACATTGGTTGCATTGGCACTATTACAATCTTCTAAATCAAGCGCTTGATTTGGAGCACTGACCGGAGAAATACGGTAACTTCCTCCCATCTGTGTAAAATTCCATTTTTGACAATTATTATTCAACCAAGACCACTGTTGTACATTGGTTCCGTCTGTGTTACCACAGTCTACTACATCAAGCGCTTTTCCGCTATGTCTTGGTGTAATACGGTATGTGCCTGAAGGTACTCCAGGACCTGACGGCGGCGTGCCTACATATGGCCATCCGTTTGCAACTCCAAAATCTGATCTTACCATAAGTTTGGCATTACCGTTGTCATTCCCATCATAAAAATGGTAAGTAAGTCTCCCCTGTCCATATCCAAAATGTCCCGGTCCTATAATGTTTCCATTTCTATTGGGCAAAAACACTCTTTCTCCTGTGTATGGCCCTGTAATACTGGTTGACCGTGCTACTACTATATAATAACCAGAATTTACGCCATTACAGCATAATCCTCTTTGATAAAATAGATAGTAATAACCTCCAGCTTTATACAGGCCTGGTCCCTCTACTTGGCCGGATACTAAATGGGTAGTGCCTGATATTGGTTTTCCTGTACTAGTGCTTAACTCAATTATATCTATTCCACTTTGCCAGTTTCCCCAAGACATCCATAATCTGCCATTATCTAAAAGTAAAGCTGGATCTATGGCGTTATTACCTGCCACGACCATACCTCTATCTGTCCAAGGACCAGCAAGGTTAGTAGCAGTAGCTACTCCTATAGCTGCCGGAGCACCATTACCAGCACATGAATAGTAAAGAAAGTACGTATTACCTATTTTAATCACATCTGGTGCCCAAAAAAAACCATTAAAGCCGTCTACATAATTGCTTATCCATCCTGGCCAGGTACCTGGAGCAAAAGGTGTTGGTTCTGGTCTCCAGTCACTAAAATTAGCATTACTGGATGACATGGCCCAAACACCATTTCCTGTGGTAAAAATCCAGTATCTTCCATCGACATTTCTGACCATTGTGGAAGGATCATGGCTCGGTGGGTATTGAGCCCAAGAGGCTACCGAAATCAGAAAAAAGGAAACAAGAAATATCCATTTCCTAAAACATTGAATTGATTTGTTTTTAACTTTTCCCATCATTTTAGATTTATTTATTGGTTGAACATTAAAATACCTGCCCAGCACTTAAAGAAAGTGCTGCTTACAGGTTTAGCCTTAATCAGGAAGAATACCTTTTTCTGTTTGCACTATTTTCTTTATGGTGCCATCTTCATTATAATATAGCTGATCAATACATACAGAACGTCTGAATTCTCCTCCATCAGGAAGCTTTGCATTATGATAAATAAAATACCATGTGTCTTTATATTCCAGAATAGCCTGGTGATTAGTAGGTGAATTAGGTATTCTGTCATTTAAGCGGCCTTTGTATTCCCACGGTCCTTCAGGGCTGGTAGCCATAGCATAGTCTATATACTCAGGGTAGTCAGCCGCAAAGCTTAAGTAGTAATACTCTCCTCTTTTATGCACCCAGGGAGCCTCTGTGAAGTTAGGCAGATCGATAACATGAATATCTCCATCAAGCTCTATCATATTATCTTTAAGCTTAGCCCATTTGCATACAGTATTTCCCCAGTAAATATAGGCTTGCCCGTCATCATCAATAAATACCGCTGGGTCTATATCATCCCATGTAATATCTGTTTGAGTAGTCATATCATTAGTAATCAGAGCTTTTCCCAACGCATCTTTAAAAGGGCCTTTGGGGCTATCGGCTACAGCCACACCTATAGCTTTACCTGGTACTGTAGCATGCTCTAAAGTAACATACCAATAGAATTTACCATCCTTCTCTACTACATGAGAAGCCCAGGCATCTGCTTTAGCCCATGAAAAGTCAGTGGTTTTTAAAGTAGGACCATGATTCTCGAAATGGATCATATCAATGGTGGTAAATAGCAGCCAGTTTTTCATCCAAAAGCCTTTTTTACCCACCTCCTGTTCATCATGACCGGTATATAAGTACAGCGTATCATTATAAACCATAGCCGCCGGATCAGCGGTATATACGTCTTTAATAACTGGGTTATAGGCTTGCGTACTATCTTGCTTTTCTTCCGTTTGCACTGATGGCTCTTCACTAGAAGTTTCCTTTTTAGAACAAGAGCATAAAGCAGCAACTAAAAGCAATGAATAGAAGAGTTTTAATTTCATAGTTAAGTGATTCTTATTTAGACAAAACGCTCTGATCTATGACAGGCCAGAAGTCACTATCCCAGTTGATTTTTGTGATTTTTAATTTTGGTTTACCGTCATCATTCATGTCGTAACCATGAAATACCAGATAATCCTCTCCATCAAAAGTATAGGTAGAGTTATGCCCTACTCCGGGCCATTTTTTGTTTCCACTTAATAGTATTGTACCTCCCCCTTTGGCCATATCTTTCCCTTCTTTATCTAGATATGGACCTGTAACCTTTTCAGAACGACCAACAACCATTTTATAAGTACTTTCGGCTCCTCTACAGCAATAATCCCAAGAGGCAAATAGGTAATAATATCCATTCTTTTTAAAGATAAAGGGAGCTTCAATTGCTGCATCTCCAGGCTCCTTATCATCTAAAAAATCAGTTCTTTTACGGGCAGCAATGGTGTACCACTCCTGTGGCTCAGCCAGTGCAGTACGATCTTCGCTTAAGCGCACTAACTTAAGTCCACCCCAAAAAGAGCCAAAGCTCATCCAAGGAGTACCATTATCATCTTCTACCAAATTAGGGTCAATGGCATTCCAAAAATCACGGTTAGGCACTGATTGCACTACCATCCCTTTGTCTATCCACTTAAAATCTTTATCTGCAGGATCTAGTGTTTTATTCATAACCAACCCAATGGCTGATGTATTTTTAGCAAAAGCCGAAACAGAATAATAGAGATAATACCAGCCATCATGATATGAAATATCTGGCGCCCAGATATGACCTTTAAATTCTTTCACTGTTTCTAAAGCCCAAGAAGGGGGCTCAGCAAAAACCGAGGCCTCCTTCTTCCAATCTTTCATGTTTTCTGAGCTATAAACCGCAATACCCCAGCCGGTGCAAAACAGATAATACTTACCTTCTTCTTTTGCCACCACTGGATCATGCACTAAAATATCACTGCTCTGTGTGCAACCTAACAATGGCAGCAACAAGATAAATGACAATAGTATTATTGTTCTTTTCATGTTATTTTAGCTTAGCTCTGAGTACATAAAATGCATTAGGCTCCAGCGTCATTTTTAAAGTACCACCTTTAATTTTGATCTCACTACTTTGAGGACTTACCTTTTTAGGAGCTTCCAATGAGTTAACTGCGTTCATATCATCTGACTTTAATAGCTGCTGAGTAGCTTTAGAGGCAAACTTCTTCCCTTTGGGAGCCAGGGTAATTTCTTTGGCAGAAGCATTAGCATTTACCATTTTTATAATCACTTCTCCTGTTTTATCATCAATCACAGCAGAAGCATATAATTTATCCTGACCTTTAACAGGCTCATTATTACCCGTTAAAGAAAGTAAATCTGTACCGCTATTGGTAGAAAAAAGCTTTTGTACATAGTAATTCGGTGTACCGTATGATTTCACATTATCAAACCAAATCAGATCAGGAGTCCATTGCCAGGCATCTACATGAGCAAATAGCGGAGCATAAGAAGTCATATACACCACATCAGCATTACGCTCCAGCCCTGTCATGTAAGCAGCTTCTGAAAGGGCGCACTGCCAGCTATTTTTATTTTCCGGACTAGCAATGGCTACACTCTGAGCCGCATACTCACCGGCAAATATTTTATAGCTATCTCTATCATAGCTATCATACCTATCTGCATTTTCTAAAAACCATTGAGGATCTTTATAATAATGCTCATCTACTATTTCAGCATTAATTTTCTTTAGTTCCTTTTCAGCATAGTCAAACTGCTCTCCTTCCGGGAAAGGGCCCGTTCCTGAAACAATAATCATATCCGGGTACTGACTTTTTATGGCTTTGATAAATACCTTAAGTCTTTCGAAGTATTGCGGGCCCCACTGTTCATTACCCACACCAATGTATTTTAAGTCAAAAGGCTCAGGATGGCCCATATCAGATCTTACTTTACCCCATGTAGTACTCACATCACCATTAGCAAACTCTATCAGATCTAGTGCATCATCTACATAAGGATCAAGCTCCTCTAAGGGTACCAACTCGCCAGTATTAAACTGGCAGGCAATACCACAACTCAAAATTGGTAAAGGCTCTGCGCCCATATCTTCAGCTAATTGGAAGTATTCAAAAAAGCCAACACCAAATGTCTGGTAATAATCAGGAGTAGGTCTGTGACTAAACTCTGTGTTCCAGCGATTAACGATCATTTTTCTATCTGCTACATGACCTACTGTTTTTTTCCACTGATATCTTTTGGCTAAGGTTCTACCTTCTACAATACAACCACCAGGAAATCTCAAGAAACCAGGATCAAGATCAGCCAGTAACTGTACCAAATCCTTACGAAGTCCCATTTCCCTGCCTTTCCAGGTATCTTTTGGGAAGAGAGAAATCATATCCAGGTCTATCTCTCCTTTACCCTCAAAAGTGACGAGCATTTTAGCCTTAGGTACTGTGGCTGTAGCGGTAATACTGGCCTTGTATACCTCCCAGCTTTTACCATCAGGGGTTATGCTGGCGTTACCTATTTCATTGTTTTTATCATCTATTAATGAGATGTTGATTTTACTGATGCCGGATTGTGTGGCTTTAGCCCAAAGCGAAAGGTTATAAGCAGCCCCTTCTTTAATCCCCATACCTCTGAAGCCTTCATTGATCAGCTTATAACCATCGGCATCTTTTACTACAATTCGGGCAAAATGATTATTAGGTTCATCTCCTTCTTTAATGACCTTAGCAATACCTGATTTTTCATTCATAGAATGCCTGTCACTATTAGGTTCCAACCAGCCCATCATAGGCTCATCAAATTCAAATGAACGATTTTTAACTAATTCGGCATAGATACCTCCATCAGCAGCAAAGTTGATATCCTCGAAAAAGATACCGTACATGGTAGGCTGTATCTTGGCTACTGGCTTAGTATCCAGTTGCCACTGGGCATCTTGAGCAAAAGCCGAACTGCCCCAACTGGTAATAAGGGCGGCAATAATATATTTAGTTATTCTCATGTTTACGTTTTATTTTAACTCTAATACCACTACTGAAAAAGGTGGCATTTTTACACTTAACTTTCCTTTTTTGGATTTAAAATCTTTAAAAGCAGCAGGCTTAATATTCTCTGGTTTTTCAAAAGTATTATGATCTTGCAGCTTAGCAGAAGTGAGTATAGTACCAGTAATATCCTTCATGTTAAGCGCTGCCAGATCTACTTCTATAGTCTGTTCTTTTTTTGAATCTATATTTACTAATGAAATATGTACAGCTCCATTTTTAGCTTTTGAGGCAGCAACCGAAACGGCTGGCAATTTCTTTCCTTCAAATTCATAATCAGGAGTTTCTAAGGTCAATGGAATAAGCTGAGCGTCCTGATGCACCTTATACATATTCATGACATGATAAGTAGGTGTAAGAATCATGTTTTTACCATCAGTAAGAATAACGGCCTGAAGCACATTTACTGTTTGTGCCAGATTGGCCATTCTCACTCTATCACTGTGGTTATTAAATATATTTAAAGTGGTACCGGCTATCATAGCATCGCGCATAGTGTTTTGCTGATATAAGAAACCAGGGTTAGTACCTTCTTCTACATTATACCAGCCGCCCCACTCATCTACAACCAGAGCTATTTGCTTTTTAGGGTCATACTTATCCATAATGGCAGTATGCTTATTTACCAGTTCTTCCATTTTCAAAGCGGTTTGCATGGTAGAAAAATATTGTGCCTCACTAAAACCAGCTGCAGAACCCTTATCATTCCATTCCACAAAAGAATAAGAGTGCAGCGCCACGCCTTCAATCAGGTTCTTAGGAATATCTCTCATAAGCACCTCCGTCCAATGATAATCATCTACATTAGCTCCGGAGGCAATACGGAAAAGGCTATCAGTATTAGACCAGTCAGTCATAAAAGTAGCATACTGACGATACAGGTTTGCGTAATATTCAGGAGTCATATTACCTCCACAGCCCCACATTTCATTACCTACACCCCAAAAAGTAACATCCCAGGGATCTTTACGGCCATTTTCAAGTCTTAGCTTAGACATAGGGCTTCCGCCTTCATGGCCTACATATTGTACCCAGTCAGTTAACTCCTTTACTGTGCCACTACCTACATTAGCCGCCAAGTAAGGCTCCGTACCTAATTCTTCACACATATTTAGAAAATCATGAGTACCAAAGCTATTATCTTCAGTTACCCCACCCCACCAGCGATTCACTATGGTAGGCCTATCTTCTTTTGGACCAATACCGTCTTGCCAATGATAAGTATCTGCAAAGCAGCCTCCGGGCCATCTTAAATTGGGTATCTGTAGCTCTTTTAGAGCTTCAATGATGTCATTTCTAACACCATTGGTATTCGGTATTTCACTATTTCCTTCTCCTACATAAAAGCCATCATAAATACAACGGCCAAGGTGCTCTGCAAAATGACCATAGATGTGCTTATTTATGATTGGGGCATCTTCCTTTAGCTGAAGCGTTACAGTGGCATCTTGACCATAGGTAACACTCACAGAGAATAAGAAGATGATCAGGTTCAGGTATAAAAAGTTTAATTTCATTTATTTATGATTAACTGTATTTACAAGACTTATAACAGAAGTAACAACCGTGGTTTCTAAGGAAATGCGGCCATCAAATCTAATTTTAAAAAATTTCTAGAACTTCCTCTTTAATTAAGACATAGGCCTAATTTCCCTTGAAATTCTAGATTCTTTTTTCATGGAAAAGCCAGAAGTCATTATTTCAATGTACGAAGCAAAAAGCCTCCTTACTATCAAAAGGAGGCTCCTTTACTCTGCCTCCTAATTAGCAGAATTAGGCTTTAAGTTTTTATTAACATCCAATTCTATCTGAGGTATAGGTAAATACTCATTTCCTGGAGTCCAACTGTCAAAATCGCTATCGTGAGCTTTTAATTCTGCTAATTTTTCAGAATCGTAGAGCCATCCCCATCTAATAATATCATGAATCCTAATACTTTCAATGGCCAATTCAAGAGCTCTTTCATGAGCAATCTGATCTCTCATCTCTTCCGCTGTCATATCAGGTCTTACAGTTGTCAAATCTGGTAATTCTACCCTATCTCTAACCTCTTGAATATACTGATATGCTTCGTCCGTTCTACCATCTTCATTCAATGCTTCGGCATACATTAACAGTACATCTGCATATCTCAAAATCCTATAGTTAATACCTGAATTTTCTGTACCGTTGTTTTCATTAGTATAACCTTCTATACCATCATGTGTATATTTTTTGGGATAAATACTAGTTTCCGGGTTGATCCATCTACCTCCATATGCGATTTCTGACACACCTTCTTCATAAAAAGAAATAGTAGAAAAAAGCCTGGGGTCATAATCTCCATCTACAGTTTTCTCTTCCTTAAATTCTTCGAAAATCCAGTGAGTAGGAAGAAAATCTGAATAGCCTACACCCTCCATAGCATAAGTATGTCCAACGGAACTCACCTGCCTCCAATTAGCCTGAGGTTCTCCTCCATAATTATAAATTGAGCCCCCTACTGTATTAGGATCAGCAAATTGAATTTCAAATAATGACTCTGAATTATTCTCGTTAAATGGTTTAAAATTATCTCTATAATCAGGAACTAAGCTATAGACATTCAACTCAGGGCCTTCTACCAAAAGTTTAAATTCCTCTATCGCTCTTTTCCATTCCTTTCTATAAAGTAAGGCTTTTCCCAGCATGCCCGTAGCCGCTCCCTTTGTAGCTCTTCCCGTTTGTCCCTGATCGGGTCCTACCACACTATTGTAAGAAATCGGAAGAAGAGATTTAGCCTTCTCAAAGTCATCAAAAATCTGCGACCAAATCACCTCTTCAGTATCTGTTTCAGGATAATAATCATCTTGAAACTCTGGTATCACTGTGATGATTGGAATTTCTTTATAAGTATTCGCCAAATTAAAAAAGGCAAGTCCTCTCAAAAAGTAGGCCTGTCCTAACAGTCTCTGCTTCAACTCTTCTTCCATCTCAATATCAGGAACATAGGTTAAAACCTGATTCGCTCTGTAAACAATCTGATAATGAGCTTCCCAGATCCATCTAACCGGGTCTGAGGTAGGAAATATGGTAAAATTAGCTACTTGAACTAAATCTTGCCAAGGGCTATCTCCTGTAAAATCATCACCTCTTCCATCTGTTAATGCAGGGTACATTCTCATATACCCTCCATCTGTAATGAAGCCGGTATAAACTGCATTTACCGCAGCTACGGCCTGATCCTGATTCTTCCAATAATTCTCTGCTGTTTGTGAGTTAGGATTAACCACATCTAGTTTGTCATCACAAGCTGATATTATCACTATCAACATCGCAAGGATTAATTTATACTTTATGAATTTCATTATACTTATGATCTAATAATTATAAACTTAATTGAACACCTAACATTAGAGTTCTTGGTTTTGGAAATGATCCAAAATCGAATCCTGGAGAAAATACTTCTGCTGTGAAATCTGGATTATATCCTTTATATGCTTGGAAAGTATATAAGTTCTGAGCTGTAAAATAAACTCGCGCGCTTGTTATTCCTTTGATTACACCATCTGGCAAGTTATAACCTATAGAAACAGTATTAATTCTTAAATATTTACCATCCTGCAAATACCCTTTTCTGTCAGAATTTCGCTGATTTATATTTGGATCACCATTTATAACTCTAGGGTAATCTGCATCTGTATTTTCAGGAGTCCATCTATCTAATATATCTTCGTGCCTGTTGATATAATCTGTAGTAAGCATAAGATCTCGATACATTCTACTATTTATCTTAAAGCCTGAAGCTCCAGAAGTAAATACAGTTAAATCAAAATTCTTATAGCCCACCGTGAGGTTTAGTCCATAGTTTAAACTGGGAATAGCACTCCCTAGAAAGACCCTATCCGCTTGATCAATTCTTCCATCAGGAGCATCTGGTATGCCATCACCATCAGTATCTACAGTAAGCTGATCTTTAAATATAATATCTCCTGGGGCAGTACCAGCTTCTTGTATAGCATGGTTGGCTACTTCATCTTCACTTTGAAAAATACCTATAGCTTCATACCCAAAGTGCTGGCCTACCTCACTGCCCACCTCTGTTTTAGAGCCTGTTCCATAAATAGGTTCGTTATTTCCTCCTAAGGAGAGGACTTCATTTTTAAGTGTTGTTAAATTAGCAGAAACATCAAAACTCCAGTCTCCGCTATTCTCGTGATAGCCAAGCACAAACTCAAAACCATGGTTACGCATACTTCCGGCATTCACCAGAGGGGTAAAATCTACAGAACCTACAGAAAAAGGAATAGGTACCCCTACTAACAGGTCTTCTGTTTTACTATTATAATATTCTGCAGAGAAGTCTATTTTACCATTAAACATGGATAAGTCAAAACCTATATTAGAAGATGTTTTCACCTCCCATTTAATTGAATCAGACACCACACTTGTCTGTAAGCCTCCTACAACTTTTTCTCCATTAAAATTATAGGGAATATTAGAGTTGATATAGGGTGAGTATAGGTAATCCTCAATATTTTGATTACCTAATTGACCATAACTTGCT includes the following:
- a CDS encoding L-ribulose-5-phosphate 4-epimerase, with translation MSKYKELKRECYEANMQLPALDLVIYTFGNVSAVDRDDSVFAIKPSGVPYDDLKPEDMVIVDFENNLVEGSMRPSSDTKTHAYLYSQWEDIGGIAHTHATYSVAWAQAQRDIPIFGTTHADHLVADIPCAPPMPDEYIEGDYEHMTGKQILDCFAAKGISHKEVEMVLLGNHGPFSWGKTPAKAVYNSKVMEELGRMAYLTLQINPEAPRLKDALINKHYQRKHGKNAYYGQN
- a CDS encoding ribulokinase produces the protein MGGEDFTKYEGGIYSSEWFWAKILHIIREDKAVSDSAWTWMEHCDLMTYWLISDKDLPSFKRSRCAAGHKAMWHADWGGLPEDNFLSQLDPHLITLKSNLYQETYTSDQVAGKLSKEWAEKLGLTEETVVTVGTFDAHSGAVGAEVEEHTLVRVMGTSTCDIIVASNEAVGDNLVEGICGQVDGSVIPGMVGLEAGQSAFGDVLAWFGDILNWPVNNLLTQSELIDEETKTKLIAEIKKNLIKDLSAAAEKIPVSESAPVALDWVNGRRTPDANQALKGAMMNLTLGTQAPHIFRALVEAICFGAKNIVDRFVNEGVQIDKVVGIGGVAKKSPFIMQTLANVLNMPIKIAVSEQAPALGAAMYAAVAAGVYTNIQEASRHMGSGFEAEYLPQPDQVELYKGLFDQYTKLGAFVESMTSKKQKEQIHE
- a CDS encoding FGGY family carbohydrate kinase — translated: MKNDYVIGLDFGTDSVRAVLINAANGEELASHVHWYERWKQKKYCKPEDNQFRQHPLDHIEGLEATIKEVVKQSKIAPEHIKGISIDTTGSSPVPMHKDGRPLALVEGFEENPNAMMILWKDHTAIDEAAEINHLAKSWGERTSLNMKAVSTHLNGFGLKFYIS
- a CDS encoding family 43 glycosylhydrolase, producing MMGKVKNKSIQCFRKWIFLVSFFLISVASWAQYPPSHDPSTMVRNVDGRYWIFTTGNGVWAMSSSNANFSDWRPEPTPFAPGTWPGWISNYVDGFNGFFWAPDVIKIGNTYFLYYSCAGNGAPAAIGVATATNLAGPWTDRGMVVAGNNAIDPALLLDNGRLWMSWGNWQSGIDIIELSTSTGKPISGTTHLVSGQVEGPGLYKAGGYYYLFYQRGLCCNGVNSGYYIVVARSTSITGPYTGERVFLPNRNGNIIGPGHFGYGQGRLTYHFYDGNDNGNAKLMVRSDFGVANGWPYVGTPPSGPGVPSGTYRITPRHSGKALDVVDCGNTDGTNVQQWSWLNNNCQKWNFTQMGGSYRISPVSAPNQALDLEDCNSANATNVRLWSWLNNDCQKWELVNRGSGYYSIRSVATGKCLDVNSFSTDDGANVFQYDCNSQSTNQQFRMDAVSASLQTVRLDQGEVSNELSGVYPNPVIDQVNIILPETTEGVTTLKIIDVEGKLMKQESFKGNAHQVNVSTLPKGIYILSYENASGSYVKKISKE
- a CDS encoding glycoside hydrolase family 43 protein, whose translation is MKLKLFYSLLLVAALCSCSKKETSSEEPSVQTEEKQDSTQAYNPVIKDVYTADPAAMVYNDTLYLYTGHDEQEVGKKGFWMKNWLLFTTIDMIHFENHGPTLKTTDFSWAKADAWASHVVEKDGKFYWYVTLEHATVPGKAIGVAVADSPKGPFKDALGKALITNDMTTQTDITWDDIDPAVFIDDDGQAYIYWGNTVCKWAKLKDNMIELDGDIHVIDLPNFTEAPWVHKRGEYYYLSFAADYPEYIDYAMATSPEGPWEYKGRLNDRIPNSPTNHQAILEYKDTWYFIYHNAKLPDGGEFRRSVCIDQLYYNEDGTIKKIVQTEKGILPD
- a CDS encoding arabinan endo-1,5-alpha-L-arabinosidase produces the protein MKRTIILLSFILLLPLLGCTQSSDILVHDPVVAKEEGKYYLFCTGWGIAVYSSENMKDWKKEASVFAEPPSWALETVKEFKGHIWAPDISYHDGWYYLYYSVSAFAKNTSAIGLVMNKTLDPADKDFKWIDKGMVVQSVPNRDFWNAIDPNLVEDDNGTPWMSFGSFWGGLKLVRLSEDRTALAEPQEWYTIAARKRTDFLDDKEPGDAAIEAPFIFKKNGYYYLFASWDYCCRGAESTYKMVVGRSEKVTGPYLDKEGKDMAKGGGTILLSGNKKWPGVGHNSTYTFDGEDYLVFHGYDMNDDGKPKLKITKINWDSDFWPVIDQSVLSK